The Mycobacteriales bacterium nucleotide sequence GGCACTGCGACCGATCCGTCTGCTCGGCGACCCCGTCCTGCGGACCCCCAGCGAGCTCGTGACGACCTTCGACAAGGAGCTGCGGGTCCTCGTCAAGGACCTCACCGACACCATGCTCGAGGCCCCGGGCGTGGGCCTGGCCGCACCGCAGCTCGGGGTCAACCTGCGGGTGTTCACCTACGACGTCGACGACGTCATCGGTCACCTCATCAACCCGGTCCTGCACTTCCCGAGCGACGAGGAGCAGGACGGCGAGGAAGGTTGCCTGTCGCTGCCCGGGCTCACCTTCGACTGCGTGCGCAAGCAGCACGTCGTGGCCCACGGCCAGAACGAGTACGGCGACCCCGTCACGCTGGAGGGCTCGGACCTGTTCGCCCGGTGCGTGCAGCACGAGACCGACCACCTCGACGGCGTGATCTTCATCGACCGGCTCGACGCCGAGACCAAGCGGGCTGCCATGCAGGCGATCCGCGACGCGGACTGGTCCGGGGAGGCGGCTCCGGTCGTCAAGGCCTCGCCGCACCCGCTGTTCGGGCGCGCGACCTGAGACTCGTCTTCGCCGGCACCCCGGCGCCCGCGCTGCCCTCCCTCGAGGCGCTGCTGGCCTCGCCCCGCCACGAGGTCGTCGCGGTCATCACCCGACCCGACGCCCGGGCCGGGCGCGGTCGCGCGCTGGCCGCCTCTCCGGTGAAGCAGCTCGCCGAGCAGCACGGCGTGGCGGTCCTCACCCCGGAGCACCCGCGCGACGAGGCGTTCCAGGTCGCCCTGCGCGACCTCGACCCCGACTGCTGCCCG carries:
- the def gene encoding peptide deformylase encodes the protein MALRPIRLLGDPVLRTPSELVTTFDKELRVLVKDLTDTMLEAPGVGLAAPQLGVNLRVFTYDVDDVIGHLINPVLHFPSDEEQDGEEGCLSLPGLTFDCVRKQHVVAHGQNEYGDPVTLEGSDLFARCVQHETDHLDGVIFIDRLDAETKRAAMQAIRDADWSGEAAPVVKASPHPLFGRAT